In Stigmatopora nigra isolate UIUO_SnigA chromosome 2, RoL_Snig_1.1, whole genome shotgun sequence, a single window of DNA contains:
- the frmd5a gene encoding FERM domain-containing protein 5 isoform X2 has translation MLSRFVSGSVRNLEREYSCTVRLLDDSEYTCTIQRDAKGQYLFDLICHHLNLLEKDYFGIRYVDPDKQRHWLELTRSIVKQMKSQHPFTMCLRVKFYPPDPAALKEEITRYLVFLQIKRDLYHGRLLCKTSDAALLAAHILQAEIGNYDPGKHPEGYSSKFQFFPKHSEKLERRISDIHKTELIGQAPETSERNFLQKAQMLETYGVDPHPCKDVSGNPAFLAFTPFGFVVLQGNKRVHFLKWNEVTKLKFEGKTFHVYANQREETKMTLTYFAPTPEACKHLWKCGVENQAFYKLEKSSQVRTVSSSNLFFKGSRFRYSGRVAKEVMEQSARIKREPPEIHRAGLVPSRSCPSITHGPRLTSVPRTRRRAVHISIMEGLESLRDSAHSTPVRSVSHGEAFVPRSRSQAADTGERTAVIADEAYGPSDSVPPTPVADHGVEPPAATSRLINGAPRSIEEEESEAGTTTRGDKGGDSGRPREGALAEVEQVNKFVLSVLRLLLVTVGLLFVLLLLLIVLTESDLDVAFLRDIRRTPEFEQFHSEYFCPLRRWCACQLRWVGSLLVSK, from the exons CGAGATGCAAAAGGCCAGTATTTATTTGACCTTATCTGCCACCACCTCAACCTGCTGGAGAAAGATTATTTTGGCATCAGATACGTGGACCCCGACAAGCAGCGG CACTGGCTGGAGTTAACAAGGTCTATTGTTAAGCAAATGAAAT CTCAGCATCCGTTCACTATGTGTCTGCGTGTCAAGTTTTATCCTCCCGATCCGGCCGCTCTCAAGGAGGAAATTACTCG ATATCTCGTCTTCCTTCAAATCAAAAGAGACCTTTACCACGGCCGCCTCCTGTGCAAAACCTCGGATGCCGCCTTACTGGCCGCCCACATCCTTCAAG CTGAGATCGGGAACTACGACCCCGGGAAGCATCCAGAAGGTTACAGCTCCAAATTCCAGTTTTTTCCCAAACATTCCGAGAAATTGGAGCGACGGATTTCAGACATACACAAGACAGAACTCAt tggaCAAGCCCCCGAAACATCCGAGCGAAATTTCCTGCAGAAGGCTCAGATGCTGGAAACATATGGTGTTGATCCTCATCCGTGTAAG GACGTGTCGGGAAACCCGGCTTTCCTTGCCTTCACGCCCTTTGGGTTTGTGGTCTTGCAAGGAAACAAGAGAGTTCATTTCCTCAAGTG GAATGAGGTGACCAAGCTGAAGTTTGAGGGCAAGACATTCCACGTTTATGCAAATCAGAGGGAG GAAACAAAGATGACCTTGACGTACTTTGCACCCACGCCGGAGGCTTGCAAGCACCTTTGGAAATGTGGCGTGGAGAACCAAGCTTTCTATAA GCTTGAAAAGTCAAGCCAAGTCCGCACAGTGTCCAGCAGTAACTTGTTTTTCAAGGGCAGCCGTTTCCGCTACAG CGGCCGCGTGGCGAAGGAGGTGATGGAGCAGAGTGCCAGAATTAAAAGAGAACCTCCAGAAATACACAG GGCCGGCCTGGTTCCCAGCAGGAGCTGCCCGTCCATCACTCACGGACCCCGACTCACCAGCGTGCCCCGGACGAGGCGGAGAGCCGTGCACATATCTATCATGGAAG GCCTAGAGTCGCTCCGGGACAGCGCCCACTCCACCCCGGTGCGCTCGGTGTCCCACGGCGAGGCGTTCGTCCCGCGCTCACGCAGCCAGGCCGCGGACACCGGCGAGCGGACGGCGGTGATCGCGGACGAGGCCTACGGACCTTCGGATAGCGTCCCGCCCACGCCGGTGGCCGACCACGGCGTCGAGCCGCCGGCCGCAACTTCGCGCCTAATCAACGGGGCGCCCCGCAGCATCGAGGAGGAGGAGTCGGAGGCGGGCACCACTACTCGCGGTGACAAAGGGGGGGACTCGGGACGACCGCGAGAGGGCGCCCTGGCCGAGGTGGAACAGGTGAATAAGTTTGTCTTGAGTGTCCTACGTCTGCTCCTGGTCACCGTGGGACTCCTCTTCGTCTTGCTCCTGCTCCTTATCGTCCTCACCGAGTCCGACCTGGACGTGGCGTTTTTACGCGACATCCGCCGGACGCCCGAATTTGAGCAGTTCCACTCCGAGTACTTTTGTCCCCTCAGGCGGTGGTGTGCCTGCCAACTCCGCTGGGTGGGCAGCTTGCTCGTTAGCAAGTGA
- the frmd5a gene encoding FERM domain-containing protein 5 isoform X5, with amino-acid sequence MPPYWPPTSFKLRSGTTTPGSIQKVTAPNSSFFPNIPRNWSDGFQTYTRQNSLDKPPKHPSEISCRRLRCWKHMVLILIRDVSGNPAFLAFTPFGFVVLQGNKRVHFLKWNEVTKLKFEGKTFHVYANQREETKMTLTYFAPTPEACKHLWKCGVENQAFYKLEKSSQVRTVSSSNLFFKGSRFRYSGRVAKEVMEQSARIKREPPEIHRAGLVPSRSCPSITHGPRLTSVPRTRRRAVHISIMEGLESLRDSAHSTPVRSVSHGEAFVPRSRSQAADTGERTAVIADEAYGPSDSVPPTPVADHGVEPPAATSRLINGAPRSIEEEESEAGTTTRGDKGGDSGRPREGALAEVEQVNKFVLSVLRLLLVTVGLLFVLLLLLIVLTESDLDVAFLRDIRRTPEFEQFHSEYFCPLRRWCACQLRWVGSLLVSK; translated from the exons ATGCCGCCTTACTGGCCGCCCACATCCTTCAAG CTGAGATCGGGAACTACGACCCCGGGAAGCATCCAGAAGGTTACAGCTCCAAATTCCAGTTTTTTCCCAAACATTCCGAGAAATTGGAGCGACGGATTTCAGACATACACAAGACAGAACTCAt tggaCAAGCCCCCGAAACATCCGAGCGAAATTTCCTGCAGAAGGCTCAGATGCTGGAAACATATGGTGTTGATCCTCATCCGT GACGTGTCGGGAAACCCGGCTTTCCTTGCCTTCACGCCCTTTGGGTTTGTGGTCTTGCAAGGAAACAAGAGAGTTCATTTCCTCAAGTG GAATGAGGTGACCAAGCTGAAGTTTGAGGGCAAGACATTCCACGTTTATGCAAATCAGAGGGAG GAAACAAAGATGACCTTGACGTACTTTGCACCCACGCCGGAGGCTTGCAAGCACCTTTGGAAATGTGGCGTGGAGAACCAAGCTTTCTATAA GCTTGAAAAGTCAAGCCAAGTCCGCACAGTGTCCAGCAGTAACTTGTTTTTCAAGGGCAGCCGTTTCCGCTACAG CGGCCGCGTGGCGAAGGAGGTGATGGAGCAGAGTGCCAGAATTAAAAGAGAACCTCCAGAAATACACAG GGCCGGCCTGGTTCCCAGCAGGAGCTGCCCGTCCATCACTCACGGACCCCGACTCACCAGCGTGCCCCGGACGAGGCGGAGAGCCGTGCACATATCTATCATGGAAG GCCTAGAGTCGCTCCGGGACAGCGCCCACTCCACCCCGGTGCGCTCGGTGTCCCACGGCGAGGCGTTCGTCCCGCGCTCACGCAGCCAGGCCGCGGACACCGGCGAGCGGACGGCGGTGATCGCGGACGAGGCCTACGGACCTTCGGATAGCGTCCCGCCCACGCCGGTGGCCGACCACGGCGTCGAGCCGCCGGCCGCAACTTCGCGCCTAATCAACGGGGCGCCCCGCAGCATCGAGGAGGAGGAGTCGGAGGCGGGCACCACTACTCGCGGTGACAAAGGGGGGGACTCGGGACGACCGCGAGAGGGCGCCCTGGCCGAGGTGGAACAGGTGAATAAGTTTGTCTTGAGTGTCCTACGTCTGCTCCTGGTCACCGTGGGACTCCTCTTCGTCTTGCTCCTGCTCCTTATCGTCCTCACCGAGTCCGACCTGGACGTGGCGTTTTTACGCGACATCCGCCGGACGCCCGAATTTGAGCAGTTCCACTCCGAGTACTTTTGTCCCCTCAGGCGGTGGTGTGCCTGCCAACTCCGCTGGGTGGGCAGCTTGCTCGTTAGCAAGTGA
- the frmd5a gene encoding FERM domain-containing protein 5 isoform X4, with protein MNVFEEQIEENLGQQNNCGQEPQRDAKGQYLFDLICHHLNLLEKDYFGIRYVDPDKQRHWLELTRSIVKQMKSQHPFTMCLRVKFYPPDPAALKEEITRYLVFLQIKRDLYHGRLLCKTSDAALLAAHILQAEIGNYDPGKHPEGYSSKFQFFPKHSEKLERRISDIHKTELIGQAPETSERNFLQKAQMLETYGVDPHPCKDVSGNPAFLAFTPFGFVVLQGNKRVHFLKWNEVTKLKFEGKTFHVYANQREETKMTLTYFAPTPEACKHLWKCGVENQAFYKLEKSSQVRTVSSSNLFFKGSRFRYSGRVAKEVMEQSARIKREPPEIHRAGLVPSRSCPSITHGPRLTSVPRTRRRAVHISIMEGLESLRDSAHSTPVRSVSHGEAFVPRSRSQAADTGERTAVIADEAYGPSDSVPPTPVADHGVEPPAATSRLINGAPRSIEEEESEAGTTTRGDKGGDSGRPREGALAEVEQVNKFVLSVLRLLLVTVGLLFVLLLLLIVLTESDLDVAFLRDIRRTPEFEQFHSEYFCPLRRWCACQLRWVGSLLVSK; from the exons CGAGATGCAAAAGGCCAGTATTTATTTGACCTTATCTGCCACCACCTCAACCTGCTGGAGAAAGATTATTTTGGCATCAGATACGTGGACCCCGACAAGCAGCGG CACTGGCTGGAGTTAACAAGGTCTATTGTTAAGCAAATGAAAT CTCAGCATCCGTTCACTATGTGTCTGCGTGTCAAGTTTTATCCTCCCGATCCGGCCGCTCTCAAGGAGGAAATTACTCG ATATCTCGTCTTCCTTCAAATCAAAAGAGACCTTTACCACGGCCGCCTCCTGTGCAAAACCTCGGATGCCGCCTTACTGGCCGCCCACATCCTTCAAG CTGAGATCGGGAACTACGACCCCGGGAAGCATCCAGAAGGTTACAGCTCCAAATTCCAGTTTTTTCCCAAACATTCCGAGAAATTGGAGCGACGGATTTCAGACATACACAAGACAGAACTCAt tggaCAAGCCCCCGAAACATCCGAGCGAAATTTCCTGCAGAAGGCTCAGATGCTGGAAACATATGGTGTTGATCCTCATCCGTGTAAG GACGTGTCGGGAAACCCGGCTTTCCTTGCCTTCACGCCCTTTGGGTTTGTGGTCTTGCAAGGAAACAAGAGAGTTCATTTCCTCAAGTG GAATGAGGTGACCAAGCTGAAGTTTGAGGGCAAGACATTCCACGTTTATGCAAATCAGAGGGAG GAAACAAAGATGACCTTGACGTACTTTGCACCCACGCCGGAGGCTTGCAAGCACCTTTGGAAATGTGGCGTGGAGAACCAAGCTTTCTATAA GCTTGAAAAGTCAAGCCAAGTCCGCACAGTGTCCAGCAGTAACTTGTTTTTCAAGGGCAGCCGTTTCCGCTACAG CGGCCGCGTGGCGAAGGAGGTGATGGAGCAGAGTGCCAGAATTAAAAGAGAACCTCCAGAAATACACAG GGCCGGCCTGGTTCCCAGCAGGAGCTGCCCGTCCATCACTCACGGACCCCGACTCACCAGCGTGCCCCGGACGAGGCGGAGAGCCGTGCACATATCTATCATGGAAG GCCTAGAGTCGCTCCGGGACAGCGCCCACTCCACCCCGGTGCGCTCGGTGTCCCACGGCGAGGCGTTCGTCCCGCGCTCACGCAGCCAGGCCGCGGACACCGGCGAGCGGACGGCGGTGATCGCGGACGAGGCCTACGGACCTTCGGATAGCGTCCCGCCCACGCCGGTGGCCGACCACGGCGTCGAGCCGCCGGCCGCAACTTCGCGCCTAATCAACGGGGCGCCCCGCAGCATCGAGGAGGAGGAGTCGGAGGCGGGCACCACTACTCGCGGTGACAAAGGGGGGGACTCGGGACGACCGCGAGAGGGCGCCCTGGCCGAGGTGGAACAGGTGAATAAGTTTGTCTTGAGTGTCCTACGTCTGCTCCTGGTCACCGTGGGACTCCTCTTCGTCTTGCTCCTGCTCCTTATCGTCCTCACCGAGTCCGACCTGGACGTGGCGTTTTTACGCGACATCCGCCGGACGCCCGAATTTGAGCAGTTCCACTCCGAGTACTTTTGTCCCCTCAGGCGGTGGTGTGCCTGCCAACTCCGCTGGGTGGGCAGCTTGCTCGTTAGCAAGTGA
- the frmd5a gene encoding FERM domain-containing protein 5 isoform X3, with the protein MLSRFVSGSVRNLEREYSCTVRLLDDSEYTCTIQRDAKGQYLFDLICHHLNLLEKDYFGIRYVDPDKQRHWLELTRSIVKQMKSQHPFTMCLRVKFYPPDPAALKEEITRYLVFLQIKRDLYHGRLLCKTSDAALLAAHILQAEIGNYDPGKHPEGYSSKFQFFPKHSEKLERRISDIHKTELIGQAPETSERNFLQKAQMLETYGVDPHPCKDVSGNPAFLAFTPFGFVVLQGNKRVHFLKWNEVTKLKFEGKTFHVYANQREMTLTYFAPTPEACKHLWKCGVENQAFYKLEKSSQVRTVSSSNLFFKGSRFRYSGRVAKEVMEQSARIKREPPEIHRAGLVPSRSCPSITHGPRLTSVPRTRRRAVHISIMEGLESLRDSAHSTPVRSVSHGEAFVPRSRSQAADTGERTAVIADEAYGPSDSVPPTPVADHGVEPPAATSRLINGAPRSIEEEESEAGTTTRGDKGGDSGRPREGALAEVEQVNKFVLSVLRLLLVTVGLLFVLLLLLIVLTESDLDVAFLRDIRRTPEFEQFHSEYFCPLRRWCACQLRWVGSLLVSK; encoded by the exons CGAGATGCAAAAGGCCAGTATTTATTTGACCTTATCTGCCACCACCTCAACCTGCTGGAGAAAGATTATTTTGGCATCAGATACGTGGACCCCGACAAGCAGCGG CACTGGCTGGAGTTAACAAGGTCTATTGTTAAGCAAATGAAAT CTCAGCATCCGTTCACTATGTGTCTGCGTGTCAAGTTTTATCCTCCCGATCCGGCCGCTCTCAAGGAGGAAATTACTCG ATATCTCGTCTTCCTTCAAATCAAAAGAGACCTTTACCACGGCCGCCTCCTGTGCAAAACCTCGGATGCCGCCTTACTGGCCGCCCACATCCTTCAAG CTGAGATCGGGAACTACGACCCCGGGAAGCATCCAGAAGGTTACAGCTCCAAATTCCAGTTTTTTCCCAAACATTCCGAGAAATTGGAGCGACGGATTTCAGACATACACAAGACAGAACTCAt tggaCAAGCCCCCGAAACATCCGAGCGAAATTTCCTGCAGAAGGCTCAGATGCTGGAAACATATGGTGTTGATCCTCATCCGTGTAAG GACGTGTCGGGAAACCCGGCTTTCCTTGCCTTCACGCCCTTTGGGTTTGTGGTCTTGCAAGGAAACAAGAGAGTTCATTTCCTCAAGTG GAATGAGGTGACCAAGCTGAAGTTTGAGGGCAAGACATTCCACGTTTATGCAAATCAGAGGGAG ATGACCTTGACGTACTTTGCACCCACGCCGGAGGCTTGCAAGCACCTTTGGAAATGTGGCGTGGAGAACCAAGCTTTCTATAA GCTTGAAAAGTCAAGCCAAGTCCGCACAGTGTCCAGCAGTAACTTGTTTTTCAAGGGCAGCCGTTTCCGCTACAG CGGCCGCGTGGCGAAGGAGGTGATGGAGCAGAGTGCCAGAATTAAAAGAGAACCTCCAGAAATACACAG GGCCGGCCTGGTTCCCAGCAGGAGCTGCCCGTCCATCACTCACGGACCCCGACTCACCAGCGTGCCCCGGACGAGGCGGAGAGCCGTGCACATATCTATCATGGAAG GCCTAGAGTCGCTCCGGGACAGCGCCCACTCCACCCCGGTGCGCTCGGTGTCCCACGGCGAGGCGTTCGTCCCGCGCTCACGCAGCCAGGCCGCGGACACCGGCGAGCGGACGGCGGTGATCGCGGACGAGGCCTACGGACCTTCGGATAGCGTCCCGCCCACGCCGGTGGCCGACCACGGCGTCGAGCCGCCGGCCGCAACTTCGCGCCTAATCAACGGGGCGCCCCGCAGCATCGAGGAGGAGGAGTCGGAGGCGGGCACCACTACTCGCGGTGACAAAGGGGGGGACTCGGGACGACCGCGAGAGGGCGCCCTGGCCGAGGTGGAACAGGTGAATAAGTTTGTCTTGAGTGTCCTACGTCTGCTCCTGGTCACCGTGGGACTCCTCTTCGTCTTGCTCCTGCTCCTTATCGTCCTCACCGAGTCCGACCTGGACGTGGCGTTTTTACGCGACATCCGCCGGACGCCCGAATTTGAGCAGTTCCACTCCGAGTACTTTTGTCCCCTCAGGCGGTGGTGTGCCTGCCAACTCCGCTGGGTGGGCAGCTTGCTCGTTAGCAAGTGA
- the frmd5a gene encoding FERM domain-containing protein 5 isoform X1: MLSRFVSGSVRNLEREYSCTVRLLDDSEYTCTIQRDAKGQYLFDLICHHLNLLEKDYFGIRYVDPDKQRHWLELTRSIVKQMKSQHPFTMCLRVKFYPPDPAALKEEITRYLVFLQIKRDLYHGRLLCKTSDAALLAAHILQAEIGNYDPGKHPEGYSSKFQFFPKHSEKLERRISDIHKTELIGQAPETSERNFLQKAQMLETYGVDPHPCKDVSGNPAFLAFTPFGFVVLQGNKRVHFLKWNEVTKLKFEGKTFHVYANQREVRAPFAGLSVLCFAALSVYLIVLHSVSCVCIFNVQETKMTLTYFAPTPEACKHLWKCGVENQAFYKLEKSSQVRTVSSSNLFFKGSRFRYSGRVAKEVMEQSARIKREPPEIHRAGLVPSRSCPSITHGPRLTSVPRTRRRAVHISIMEGLESLRDSAHSTPVRSVSHGEAFVPRSRSQAADTGERTAVIADEAYGPSDSVPPTPVADHGVEPPAATSRLINGAPRSIEEEESEAGTTTRGDKGGDSGRPREGALAEVEQVNKFVLSVLRLLLVTVGLLFVLLLLLIVLTESDLDVAFLRDIRRTPEFEQFHSEYFCPLRRWCACQLRWVGSLLVSK, translated from the exons CGAGATGCAAAAGGCCAGTATTTATTTGACCTTATCTGCCACCACCTCAACCTGCTGGAGAAAGATTATTTTGGCATCAGATACGTGGACCCCGACAAGCAGCGG CACTGGCTGGAGTTAACAAGGTCTATTGTTAAGCAAATGAAAT CTCAGCATCCGTTCACTATGTGTCTGCGTGTCAAGTTTTATCCTCCCGATCCGGCCGCTCTCAAGGAGGAAATTACTCG ATATCTCGTCTTCCTTCAAATCAAAAGAGACCTTTACCACGGCCGCCTCCTGTGCAAAACCTCGGATGCCGCCTTACTGGCCGCCCACATCCTTCAAG CTGAGATCGGGAACTACGACCCCGGGAAGCATCCAGAAGGTTACAGCTCCAAATTCCAGTTTTTTCCCAAACATTCCGAGAAATTGGAGCGACGGATTTCAGACATACACAAGACAGAACTCAt tggaCAAGCCCCCGAAACATCCGAGCGAAATTTCCTGCAGAAGGCTCAGATGCTGGAAACATATGGTGTTGATCCTCATCCGTGTAAG GACGTGTCGGGAAACCCGGCTTTCCTTGCCTTCACGCCCTTTGGGTTTGTGGTCTTGCAAGGAAACAAGAGAGTTCATTTCCTCAAGTG GAATGAGGTGACCAAGCTGAAGTTTGAGGGCAAGACATTCCACGTTTATGCAAATCAGAGGGAGGTGAGAGCGCCATTTGCCGGCTTATCCGTCCTTTGCTTTGCTGCTCTTTCAGTCTATTTAATTGTCCTGCACTCTGTCTCGTGCGTATGCATATTCAACGTGCAGGAAACAAAGATGACCTTGACGTACTTTGCACCCACGCCGGAGGCTTGCAAGCACCTTTGGAAATGTGGCGTGGAGAACCAAGCTTTCTATAA GCTTGAAAAGTCAAGCCAAGTCCGCACAGTGTCCAGCAGTAACTTGTTTTTCAAGGGCAGCCGTTTCCGCTACAG CGGCCGCGTGGCGAAGGAGGTGATGGAGCAGAGTGCCAGAATTAAAAGAGAACCTCCAGAAATACACAG GGCCGGCCTGGTTCCCAGCAGGAGCTGCCCGTCCATCACTCACGGACCCCGACTCACCAGCGTGCCCCGGACGAGGCGGAGAGCCGTGCACATATCTATCATGGAAG GCCTAGAGTCGCTCCGGGACAGCGCCCACTCCACCCCGGTGCGCTCGGTGTCCCACGGCGAGGCGTTCGTCCCGCGCTCACGCAGCCAGGCCGCGGACACCGGCGAGCGGACGGCGGTGATCGCGGACGAGGCCTACGGACCTTCGGATAGCGTCCCGCCCACGCCGGTGGCCGACCACGGCGTCGAGCCGCCGGCCGCAACTTCGCGCCTAATCAACGGGGCGCCCCGCAGCATCGAGGAGGAGGAGTCGGAGGCGGGCACCACTACTCGCGGTGACAAAGGGGGGGACTCGGGACGACCGCGAGAGGGCGCCCTGGCCGAGGTGGAACAGGTGAATAAGTTTGTCTTGAGTGTCCTACGTCTGCTCCTGGTCACCGTGGGACTCCTCTTCGTCTTGCTCCTGCTCCTTATCGTCCTCACCGAGTCCGACCTGGACGTGGCGTTTTTACGCGACATCCGCCGGACGCCCGAATTTGAGCAGTTCCACTCCGAGTACTTTTGTCCCCTCAGGCGGTGGTGTGCCTGCCAACTCCGCTGGGTGGGCAGCTTGCTCGTTAGCAAGTGA